One region of Myxococcus xanthus genomic DNA includes:
- a CDS encoding ATP-grasp domain-containing protein, translating into MPGSRRPSHAHAILFGRNPTQDDPFDVEADAAEALGVDTYQADLGALLSGNAEQALSTLPERGRLRLLYRGWMLTEEEYTGLDEAVSALGHRLTTTPEQYAAALYLPNWYPRLSRYTARSVWTEGMDAAEAWHAAQALGPQPWLVKDHVKSAKERWDEACFIPEGTTQARFEQICANLVDERGDRFERGLVVRKFLPFKTYGRTPAGPAHLEFRLFFGGGRLLAAEPYHEFDVDVPDFTGFEPLARRIDSPFITLDVAMLQDGGWAVVEVNDGGVSGLPPGLDPRTLFEALFAPR; encoded by the coding sequence ATGCCAGGCTCCCGACGTCCGTCTCACGCGCACGCCATCCTCTTCGGCCGGAATCCCACCCAGGACGACCCCTTCGACGTGGAGGCCGACGCGGCCGAAGCGCTCGGGGTCGACACCTACCAGGCAGACCTGGGCGCCCTGCTCTCCGGCAATGCCGAACAGGCGCTCTCCACCCTTCCGGAGCGCGGCAGGCTCCGGCTCCTCTACCGCGGCTGGATGTTGACGGAGGAGGAGTACACGGGGCTGGACGAAGCCGTGTCCGCCCTGGGGCACCGGCTGACGACCACGCCCGAGCAATACGCGGCGGCGCTCTACCTGCCCAACTGGTACCCCCGGCTCTCCCGCTACACCGCCCGCAGCGTCTGGACGGAGGGCATGGACGCGGCGGAAGCCTGGCACGCGGCCCAGGCGCTCGGCCCGCAGCCCTGGCTGGTGAAGGACCACGTGAAGTCTGCCAAGGAGCGTTGGGATGAAGCCTGCTTCATCCCCGAGGGCACGACGCAGGCGCGCTTCGAACAGATTTGCGCCAACCTGGTCGACGAGCGCGGAGACCGCTTCGAGCGGGGCCTCGTCGTCCGGAAGTTCCTCCCCTTCAAGACGTACGGCCGGACACCCGCGGGCCCGGCCCACCTCGAGTTCCGGCTCTTCTTCGGAGGCGGCCGGCTCCTCGCCGCCGAGCCGTACCACGAGTTCGACGTCGACGTGCCGGACTTCACCGGCTTCGAGCCCCTGGCCCGGCGCATCGACTCGCCCTTCATCACCCTGGACGTGGCCATGCTCCAGGACGGAGGCTGGGCGGTGGTCGAGGTGAACGACGGCGGCGTCTCCGGACTGCCACCCGGGCTGGACCCGCGCACGCTCTTCGAGGCCCTGTTCGCCCCCCGCTAG
- a CDS encoding NUDIX hydrolase, whose protein sequence is MRIPHALSLGAAALLALSAQAAAPGRPSPTLPSGYWPEEKVAEVLAKTQEVRLSPDLSRLTLDEQAAVKDLLEVGAIFQGLYESSRHHQALPAHAKLEALDKKLGSPKRTQDLLTLYRLYQGPIASTLSNAREAFLPVDAQVSARNVYPVDVTRAEVDAFLAANPGERQSLLSEKTVVRRATAANLRQDVKVLQTHPVLDTLHPGLRQALQAKAKRPDAKALYAVPYAVAYGPELVKAYGLVMRAAQRLEASDVELARYLRYRARDLLTNDYESGDAAWVTGRFQKLNVQLGAYETYDDALFGVKAFHSLSVLLSNEAATQELRKRLGGLQAVEDALPYAAKKRVREDIPVGVYDVIADFGQSRGTNTASILPNDALAARRYGRTILLRENIMRNPDLFASDERIWRAAVVDAHARELVSEGNFQRTLWHEVGHYLGPDRDQKGRTLDDALEDYAGAVEEMKADLVSLFSLHDFHKKGALDAAGLRAVQASGIRRTLQNVRPREDQPYQRMQLVQFNWFLEHGLLQADPQTARLSIQYDKYPAVVTSLLEKVLALQHGGDKAATAAFFQRWSAWTPELHEKLAARIRDAQGARFRLVRYDALGD, encoded by the coding sequence ATGCGAATCCCCCACGCGCTGTCTCTGGGCGCCGCCGCTCTCCTGGCGCTGTCGGCACAAGCTGCCGCCCCCGGCCGTCCTTCCCCCACCCTGCCTTCGGGCTACTGGCCAGAGGAGAAGGTGGCCGAAGTCCTCGCCAAGACGCAGGAGGTCCGCCTGTCGCCGGACCTCTCCCGCCTCACGCTCGACGAGCAGGCGGCGGTGAAGGACCTGCTGGAGGTGGGCGCCATCTTCCAGGGGCTCTACGAGTCCTCACGCCACCACCAGGCGCTCCCGGCTCACGCGAAGCTGGAGGCGCTGGACAAGAAGCTGGGCAGCCCCAAGCGCACGCAGGACCTGCTCACGCTGTACCGCCTGTACCAGGGCCCCATCGCCAGCACCCTGAGCAACGCGCGGGAGGCGTTCCTCCCGGTGGACGCGCAGGTGTCCGCGCGCAACGTGTACCCGGTGGACGTCACGCGGGCGGAGGTGGACGCCTTCCTGGCCGCGAACCCCGGCGAGCGCCAGTCCCTGCTGAGCGAGAAGACGGTGGTTCGCCGCGCCACGGCCGCCAACCTGCGCCAGGACGTGAAGGTCCTCCAGACGCACCCGGTGCTGGACACGCTGCATCCGGGCCTGCGCCAGGCCCTGCAAGCGAAGGCGAAGCGGCCCGACGCCAAGGCGCTCTACGCGGTGCCCTATGCCGTGGCCTATGGGCCGGAGCTGGTGAAGGCCTACGGGCTGGTGATGCGCGCGGCGCAGCGGCTGGAGGCCAGCGACGTGGAGCTGGCGCGCTACCTGCGCTACCGCGCGCGCGACCTGCTCACCAACGACTACGAGAGCGGCGACGCGGCCTGGGTGACGGGCCGCTTCCAGAAGCTCAACGTGCAGTTGGGCGCGTATGAGACGTATGACGACGCGCTCTTCGGCGTGAAGGCGTTCCACAGCCTGTCGGTGCTGCTGAGCAACGAGGCGGCCACGCAGGAACTGCGCAAGCGCCTGGGCGGGCTCCAGGCGGTGGAGGACGCGCTGCCCTACGCCGCGAAGAAGCGCGTGCGCGAGGACATCCCCGTGGGCGTCTACGACGTCATCGCCGACTTCGGCCAGTCGCGCGGCACCAACACCGCGAGCATCCTCCCCAACGACGCGCTCGCGGCGCGCCGCTATGGCCGCACCATCCTCCTGCGGGAGAACATCATGCGAAACCCTGACCTCTTCGCGTCCGACGAGCGCATCTGGCGCGCCGCGGTGGTGGACGCCCACGCCCGGGAGCTGGTCTCCGAAGGCAACTTCCAGCGCACCCTCTGGCACGAGGTGGGCCACTACCTGGGGCCGGACCGAGACCAGAAGGGGCGCACGCTGGACGACGCGCTGGAGGACTACGCGGGCGCCGTGGAGGAGATGAAGGCGGACCTGGTGAGCCTCTTCTCGCTGCATGACTTCCACAAGAAGGGCGCGCTCGACGCCGCCGGGCTGCGCGCGGTGCAGGCCTCCGGCATCCGCCGCACGCTCCAGAACGTGCGTCCGCGCGAGGACCAGCCCTACCAGCGCATGCAGTTGGTGCAGTTCAACTGGTTCCTGGAGCACGGCCTGCTCCAGGCGGACCCGCAGACGGCGCGCCTGAGCATTCAGTACGACAAGTACCCGGCGGTCGTGACCTCGCTGCTGGAGAAGGTGCTCGCGCTCCAGCACGGCGGCGACAAGGCCGCCACCGCGGCCTTCTTCCAGCGGTGGAGCGCCTGGACGCCGGAGCTGCACGAGAAGCTGGCGGCCCGCATCCGGGACGCGCAGGGCGCCCGCTTCCGGCTGGTCCGGTACGACGCGCTGGGCGACTGA
- a CDS encoding proprotein convertase P-domain-containing protein, with protein sequence MGDVLCAGQVLRYMVRMKLKLPLFLSLSTVLPALISCGAPTSTDTAHEAVVLGTQAQALATGTPAAEGVLSFLNDYSISYTVLDLEVPLDSQAAQALIDFREGPDGVLHTGDDRRFVSIEQVDAVPYVGPAALAALEAYAKGTGRVELPVDGHVGTFHGVAFNVAEARRAILAANTESASNLETVFGIPAAAVQSLVAARPILHMVQLSRLANVDAVTMGQLKVHTQLAAEGDPCTGPTLCQPGLVCEGRPGDGSSPYGRCVDASYFPGYGEVCSRFVACQTPKSVCIGLASGSVEGYCAPAWMGSSFTEYSDLRLQSTNPLVTAPLVAVGLATVPMDINVELDIVHTAPHRLVLTLEDPGGETALLWDGPNEGTPPSRIVVTRGIPRDGAVNGRWKLHIANPSGVGSGTLRSWTLKLTSRYD encoded by the coding sequence ATGGGTGACGTCCTGTGCGCCGGGCAAGTCTTGCGCTACATGGTGCGCATGAAACTCAAACTTCCCTTGTTTCTTTCGCTATCCACGGTTCTCCCGGCATTGATCAGCTGTGGAGCCCCGACGTCCACGGACACCGCGCACGAGGCCGTCGTGCTCGGAACGCAGGCCCAGGCGCTGGCCACCGGTACGCCCGCCGCGGAGGGTGTGCTGTCCTTCCTCAACGACTACTCCATCTCCTACACCGTGCTGGACCTGGAGGTGCCGCTGGACTCCCAGGCGGCGCAGGCGCTGATTGACTTCCGCGAGGGGCCGGATGGCGTGCTTCACACGGGGGATGACCGCCGCTTCGTGAGCATCGAGCAGGTGGACGCGGTGCCGTACGTGGGCCCCGCTGCGCTCGCGGCGCTGGAGGCGTACGCCAAGGGCACGGGCCGCGTGGAGCTGCCGGTCGACGGACACGTGGGGACCTTCCACGGCGTGGCCTTCAACGTGGCGGAGGCCCGCCGCGCCATCCTCGCCGCGAACACGGAGAGCGCGTCGAACCTGGAGACTGTCTTCGGCATCCCCGCGGCGGCGGTGCAGAGCCTGGTCGCGGCGCGTCCCATCCTCCACATGGTGCAGTTGTCGCGGCTGGCGAACGTGGACGCCGTCACGATGGGACAGCTCAAGGTCCACACGCAGCTCGCGGCGGAAGGTGACCCGTGCACGGGTCCGACCCTGTGTCAGCCCGGGCTCGTCTGTGAGGGCCGCCCGGGTGACGGCTCCAGCCCTTATGGCCGCTGCGTCGACGCCTCGTACTTCCCCGGCTACGGCGAGGTGTGCTCCCGCTTCGTCGCGTGCCAGACCCCGAAGTCGGTCTGCATCGGTCTGGCGTCGGGCTCGGTGGAGGGCTACTGCGCCCCGGCGTGGATGGGCAGCTCCTTCACCGAGTACTCGGACCTGCGGCTCCAGTCGACGAACCCGCTGGTGACGGCGCCGCTCGTCGCGGTGGGGTTGGCCACGGTGCCCATGGACATCAACGTGGAGCTGGACATCGTCCACACCGCGCCGCACCGGCTGGTGCTGACGCTGGAGGACCCGGGTGGTGAGACGGCCCTGCTGTGGGACGGTCCGAACGAGGGCACGCCGCCCTCGCGCATCGTCGTGACGCGGGGCATCCCGCGCGACGGCGCCGTCAATGGTCGCTGGAAGCTGCACATCGCCAACCCGTCCGGGGTGGGCAGCGGCACGCTGCGCTCGTGGACGCTGAAGCTCACCAGCCGCTACGACTGA
- a CDS encoding acetolactate synthase large subunit: MKAADLFVKALEAEGVRSVFGLPGEENLDVIEAMRAAGMRLVLTRHEQAAGFMAATYGRLTGRAGVVLSTLGPGATNLVTAAAYAQLGAMPMVMVTGQKPIRAGKQGHFQIVDVVGMMRPLTKLTRTLVSAEHVPSAVREAFRRAEEERPGATHLELPEDVARESTDAVLLAPSAHRRPVADEASIALAVEAIASARRPLLMIGAGANRKLTSEMLRVFVDKTGIPFFSTQMGKGVVDESHPLWLGTAALSEGDFVHRAIEASDCIINVGHDVIEKPPFFMRDSRRTVVHLNFSSAAVDPVYFPQLEVTGDIANAVWRIGEGLGPRAHWDFVPFEKFRAGLEAQLAHGGDDDRFPIYPARLVAELRRALPDDGIVCLDNGMYKLWFARYYRTRRPNTLLLDNALATMGAGLPSAIAAKLVHPRRKVVAVCGDGGFMMNSQELETAVRLGLDLTVVVVRDDGYGMIRWKQGEMGLPDFGMALGNPDFVRYAEAYGAHGHRPTSATEFGATLARCLASSGVHVIDVPIDYSDNARALGAGAEELAAL, from the coding sequence ATGAAGGCGGCAGACCTGTTCGTCAAAGCGTTGGAAGCGGAGGGCGTGCGCAGCGTCTTCGGGCTTCCGGGAGAGGAGAACCTGGACGTCATCGAGGCCATGCGGGCCGCGGGCATGCGGCTGGTGCTCACCCGTCATGAGCAGGCCGCGGGCTTCATGGCGGCCACGTATGGGCGGCTCACCGGCCGCGCGGGCGTCGTTCTGTCGACGCTGGGGCCCGGGGCGACCAACCTCGTCACGGCCGCCGCCTACGCACAGCTTGGCGCCATGCCCATGGTGATGGTCACCGGGCAGAAGCCCATCCGGGCCGGCAAGCAGGGCCACTTCCAGATTGTCGACGTGGTGGGGATGATGCGCCCCCTGACGAAGCTGACGCGCACGCTCGTGTCGGCGGAGCATGTCCCTTCGGCCGTGCGTGAGGCGTTCCGCCGCGCCGAGGAGGAGCGCCCCGGCGCGACGCACCTGGAGCTCCCGGAGGACGTGGCCCGGGAGTCGACCGACGCCGTGCTGCTGGCGCCCAGCGCCCATCGCCGGCCCGTGGCGGATGAGGCGTCCATCGCGCTGGCCGTGGAGGCGATTGCTTCCGCTCGCCGGCCCTTGCTCATGATTGGCGCGGGCGCCAACCGCAAGCTCACGTCGGAGATGCTGCGCGTCTTCGTGGACAAGACGGGCATTCCCTTCTTCAGCACGCAGATGGGCAAGGGCGTCGTGGACGAGTCGCATCCCCTGTGGCTGGGCACGGCGGCGCTGTCGGAAGGGGACTTCGTCCACCGCGCCATCGAGGCCTCGGACTGCATCATCAACGTGGGCCACGACGTCATCGAGAAGCCGCCGTTCTTCATGCGCGACAGCCGCCGCACGGTGGTGCATCTCAACTTCTCTTCGGCGGCGGTGGACCCCGTGTACTTCCCGCAACTGGAGGTGACGGGCGACATCGCGAACGCGGTGTGGCGCATCGGTGAAGGGCTGGGGCCTCGCGCGCACTGGGACTTCGTGCCCTTCGAGAAGTTCCGCGCAGGACTCGAGGCGCAGCTCGCGCACGGAGGGGATGACGACCGCTTCCCCATCTACCCCGCGCGGCTCGTCGCCGAGCTACGGCGCGCGCTGCCGGACGACGGCATCGTGTGCCTGGACAACGGCATGTACAAGCTGTGGTTCGCTCGCTACTACCGCACGCGCCGGCCCAACACGCTGCTGCTCGACAACGCGCTGGCGACGATGGGGGCAGGGCTGCCTTCGGCCATCGCGGCGAAGCTGGTGCATCCCCGCCGGAAGGTGGTGGCGGTCTGCGGAGACGGCGGGTTCATGATGAACTCGCAGGAGCTGGAGACGGCCGTTCGGCTGGGCCTGGACCTGACGGTGGTCGTCGTGCGCGACGACGGCTACGGGATGATTCGCTGGAAGCAGGGGGAGATGGGCCTGCCGGACTTCGGCATGGCGCTGGGGAACCCGGACTTCGTTCGCTACGCGGAGGCATATGGGGCCCATGGCCACCGGCCGACCAGCGCGACGGAGTTCGGCGCGACGCTGGCTCGCTGCCTGGCGTCGAGCGGCGTCCATGTCATCGACGTGCCCATCGACTACTCGGACAACGCACGGGCGCTCGGCGCGGGCGCGGAGGAACTCGCCGCGCTCTGA
- a CDS encoding replication-associated recombination protein A, producing the protein MSAGPDLFSASVDVNRFAPLAERMRPRTPDEFIGQSHLLGPGRPLRQLIERKAIVSSLFWGPPGVGKTTLARMMATGVDAEFVILSAVSDGIPRIREVVAEAERLRNQYSRRTVLFVDEIHRWAKNVQEQALPHVESGLFVLLGATTENVSFEVRPALVSRCRVFQLKELTVADIQSALTRALGDSKRGLGARNLSVGEGALTLLAKGGVGDVRKALGALELAASLTADGAEITPETAREAVGTSLSRHDKDGDQHYDLLSALQKSCRGSNVQGAVFWAAKLLQTGDVASLWRRLKVIAVEDVGMAMPEAISVVRDCEEAFHAMGMPEGRICVAHAVVLLATAKKSNRAYAALDAALAALQEHPNAEPPLHIRNAPTELMKELGHGKGYQTPWNFKDHYVPGQTYLPAPLERSVFYRPSKEGYEAEIHERMSHWWREDKASRGE; encoded by the coding sequence ATGAGCGCTGGACCCGACCTCTTCTCCGCCTCTGTCGACGTGAATCGCTTCGCGCCCCTGGCGGAGCGGATGCGGCCTCGCACGCCTGACGAGTTCATCGGCCAGTCCCACCTGCTGGGCCCGGGCCGTCCGCTGCGCCAGCTCATCGAGCGCAAGGCCATCGTGTCCTCCCTCTTCTGGGGGCCCCCGGGCGTGGGCAAGACGACGCTCGCGCGGATGATGGCCACCGGTGTGGACGCGGAGTTCGTCATCCTCTCCGCCGTGTCGGACGGCATCCCCCGCATCCGCGAGGTGGTGGCCGAGGCCGAGCGCCTGCGCAACCAGTACAGCCGCCGCACCGTCCTCTTCGTCGACGAAATCCACCGCTGGGCGAAGAACGTGCAGGAGCAGGCGCTGCCCCACGTGGAGAGCGGCCTCTTCGTCCTCCTGGGCGCCACCACGGAGAACGTCAGCTTCGAGGTTCGCCCCGCGCTCGTCAGCCGGTGCCGCGTGTTCCAGCTCAAGGAACTCACCGTCGCGGACATCCAGTCGGCGCTGACGCGGGCGCTCGGTGATTCGAAGCGGGGCTTGGGCGCGCGCAACCTATCGGTGGGGGAGGGGGCGCTGACGCTGCTGGCGAAGGGCGGCGTGGGCGACGTGCGCAAGGCGCTGGGCGCGCTGGAGCTGGCGGCCAGCCTCACCGCGGACGGCGCGGAGATTACGCCCGAGACGGCGCGCGAGGCAGTGGGCACCAGTCTGTCCCGTCACGACAAGGACGGCGACCAGCACTACGACTTGCTGAGCGCGCTGCAGAAGTCGTGCAGGGGCTCCAACGTCCAGGGCGCCGTCTTCTGGGCGGCGAAGCTGCTCCAGACGGGCGACGTGGCGTCACTGTGGCGACGGCTCAAGGTGATTGCCGTGGAGGACGTGGGAATGGCGATGCCGGAGGCCATCAGCGTCGTGCGTGACTGCGAGGAGGCTTTCCACGCCATGGGCATGCCGGAGGGGCGCATCTGCGTGGCGCACGCCGTCGTCCTGCTGGCCACGGCGAAGAAGAGCAACCGTGCCTATGCGGCGCTGGACGCGGCGCTGGCGGCGCTCCAGGAGCATCCCAACGCGGAGCCTCCGCTTCACATCCGCAACGCGCCCACCGAGCTGATGAAGGAGCTGGGACACGGCAAGGGCTACCAGACGCCCTGGAACTTCAAGGACCACTACGTGCCCGGGCAGACGTACCTGCCCGCCCCGCTGGAGCGTTCCGTCTTCTATCGCCCGAGCAAGGAAGGCTACGAGGCGGAGATTCATGAGCGCATGAGCCACTGGTGGCGCGAGGACAAGGCGTCCCGAGGCGAGTAG
- a CDS encoding TIGR03118 family protein encodes MMNTRRSTLVHGVLSAAVAVLAVPVARAATPPAPPADCSVAGGYTQRNLVANSPALGAEHVDPHLVNAWGLAFNPMGIAWVANEGTGTSTLYDGNGVQQSLVVGIPAPPGVTESGEPTGVVFNGSEAFVVTGTGVSGPARFIFATEEGVLAAWAPAVDEASAKIVADNSAMGSVYKGLAMAGTGADAKLYAADFRNGRIDVFNSSFTPMPMPGAFADPSLPAGYAPFNIQDIEGTLYVSYAQQDKERTDDVPGAGAGYINAFDMNGQLLRRFASQGALDAPWGMALAPAGFGQFSNHLLVGNFGDGAINAYDPASGAWAGALTRPDGHPVKVDGLWSLHFGTGVQGLPAETLFFTAGPADEEQGLYGRLDMTPVCPQGGLPPWKAPHEPEAQ; translated from the coding sequence ATGATGAACACTCGCAGGTCCACGTTGGTGCATGGTGTGTTGTCCGCGGCGGTCGCGGTCCTCGCTGTTCCGGTCGCCAGGGCGGCAACGCCGCCCGCGCCTCCGGCTGACTGCTCAGTGGCGGGCGGCTACACACAACGCAACCTCGTGGCCAACAGTCCGGCGCTTGGCGCCGAGCATGTCGATCCGCACCTCGTCAACGCCTGGGGGCTGGCCTTCAACCCGATGGGCATCGCGTGGGTGGCGAACGAGGGCACGGGCACCTCAACGCTGTATGACGGCAACGGGGTTCAGCAGTCCCTCGTCGTGGGCATCCCCGCGCCGCCAGGAGTGACTGAGTCGGGAGAGCCCACCGGCGTGGTGTTCAATGGCTCGGAAGCATTCGTCGTGACAGGGACAGGTGTCTCGGGGCCCGCTCGCTTCATCTTCGCCACAGAGGAGGGCGTCCTGGCCGCCTGGGCACCTGCGGTGGACGAGGCCTCGGCCAAGATCGTGGCGGACAACTCCGCGATGGGCTCTGTGTACAAGGGGCTGGCGATGGCCGGCACCGGAGCGGACGCGAAGCTGTACGCGGCGGACTTCCGGAACGGTCGAATCGACGTCTTCAACTCCAGCTTCACGCCCATGCCGATGCCGGGCGCCTTCGCGGACCCGTCTCTGCCCGCCGGGTACGCGCCCTTCAACATCCAGGACATCGAGGGCACCCTCTATGTCTCGTATGCGCAGCAGGACAAGGAGCGTACGGATGATGTCCCCGGCGCGGGCGCGGGCTACATCAACGCCTTCGACATGAATGGGCAGTTGCTGCGGCGGTTCGCTTCTCAGGGCGCGCTCGATGCGCCGTGGGGAATGGCCCTGGCGCCGGCGGGCTTTGGGCAGTTCAGCAACCACCTGTTGGTGGGCAACTTCGGGGATGGCGCCATCAACGCGTATGACCCTGCCTCCGGCGCCTGGGCAGGCGCGCTCACTCGGCCGGACGGACACCCTGTCAAGGTCGACGGACTCTGGTCCTTGCACTTCGGCACTGGTGTGCAGGGCCTACCCGCCGAGACGCTCTTCTTCACGGCGGGGCCCGCGGACGAGGAGCAGGGACTCTATGGCCGGCTCGACATGACGCCCGTGTGTCCGCAGGGCGGCCTGCCCCCGTGGAAGGCGCCTCACGAGCCTGAGGCGCAGTGA
- a CDS encoding YigZ family protein, with the protein MDEKRYPIPAGLHRVEQDIQKSRFITTAAHAPTVEEAKAFIARVREEFADATHNCWAFVVGPPGSTAQVGMSDDGEPHGTAGRPMLTALLHGGVGDVAMVVTRYFGGTLLGKGGLVRAYTAGVQQALESLPTTERVRKTRLAVEVEYTHVDGLRRLLPSYEVQVLAEEYSATVGYRLELPVTQVEALRTALNDLTLGQVLVEPLDSDD; encoded by the coding sequence ATGGACGAGAAGCGCTACCCCATCCCGGCCGGGCTCCACCGGGTGGAGCAGGACATCCAGAAGAGCCGCTTCATCACCACGGCCGCCCATGCGCCCACCGTGGAAGAGGCGAAGGCCTTCATCGCCCGCGTCCGCGAGGAGTTCGCCGACGCCACCCACAACTGCTGGGCCTTCGTCGTCGGGCCTCCGGGCTCCACCGCCCAGGTGGGCATGAGCGACGACGGCGAACCCCATGGAACGGCCGGCCGGCCCATGCTCACCGCCCTGCTCCACGGGGGCGTGGGCGACGTGGCCATGGTCGTCACCCGGTATTTCGGCGGGACGCTGCTCGGGAAGGGCGGGCTGGTGCGCGCCTATACCGCTGGCGTCCAGCAGGCGCTCGAAAGCCTCCCCACCACGGAGCGTGTGCGCAAGACGCGACTGGCCGTCGAGGTGGAGTACACCCACGTCGATGGGTTGCGCCGCCTGCTGCCGTCCTACGAGGTGCAGGTCCTGGCGGAGGAGTATTCGGCCACCGTGGGATACCGGCTGGAGCTGCCCGTCACCCAAGTGGAGGCCCTGCGGACCGCGTTGAACGACCTGACCTTGGGACAGGTGCTCGTCGAGCCGCTCGATTCGGACGATTGA
- a CDS encoding aldehyde dehydrogenase family protein, with product MLAERYPYYLANRPRQPNAELAVTHKYSGEVVTHVAVADAAAVEEAIAAAVRAAEPMRKLAPYARQAVLEHCVRRFRERAEELALALCIEAGKPLRDARGEVDRLIDTFKAAAEEAVRGGGEVLNLEVSKRAAGYRGFTQRVPVGPCSFITPFNFPLNLVAHKVAPAIAAGCPFILKPSDRTPVSALIMAEILAETELPEGAFSVLPVRLEDIGPLIEDDRLKLLSFTGSEKVGWELKARAGRKKVVLELGGNAACVVDEAPGAPLDFIADRVAQGAFFQAGQSCISVQRVLVHASLYDALREKLVERAKALRPGHPSDEATTLGPMIDEPAARRLEGWIQQAVQRGARVLAGGGRRGSVLDATVLEGVPEDASLSSEEAFGPVVLLQPFDSFDEALAQVNSGRFGLQAGLFTQDLSRAMKAWDELEVGGVVVGDVPSFRVDTMPYGGVKGSGIGREGVKYAIEDMTELRLLVLRQA from the coding sequence ATGCTGGCTGAACGTTATCCGTACTACCTGGCCAACCGGCCCCGGCAGCCCAACGCGGAGCTGGCCGTCACCCACAAGTACTCGGGCGAGGTCGTGACGCACGTCGCGGTCGCGGACGCCGCGGCTGTCGAGGAAGCCATCGCCGCCGCCGTGCGCGCCGCCGAGCCCATGCGGAAGCTGGCGCCGTACGCGCGGCAGGCGGTGCTCGAACACTGCGTGCGCCGCTTCCGCGAACGCGCGGAGGAGCTGGCCCTGGCGCTCTGCATCGAAGCAGGCAAGCCGCTGCGCGACGCGCGAGGAGAGGTGGACCGGCTCATCGACACCTTCAAGGCCGCCGCCGAGGAGGCCGTGCGCGGCGGGGGCGAGGTGCTGAACCTGGAGGTGTCGAAGCGCGCCGCGGGCTACCGGGGTTTCACCCAGCGCGTGCCGGTGGGGCCGTGCTCGTTCATCACCCCGTTCAACTTCCCGCTCAACCTGGTGGCGCACAAGGTGGCGCCGGCCATCGCCGCGGGCTGCCCGTTCATCCTCAAGCCTTCGGACCGCACGCCGGTGAGCGCGCTCATCATGGCGGAGATCCTGGCGGAGACGGAGCTGCCCGAGGGGGCATTCTCCGTGCTGCCCGTGCGGCTGGAGGACATCGGGCCGCTCATCGAGGACGACCGGCTGAAGCTGCTCTCGTTCACGGGCTCGGAGAAGGTGGGCTGGGAGCTGAAGGCGCGGGCGGGCCGGAAGAAGGTGGTGCTGGAGCTGGGCGGCAACGCGGCGTGCGTGGTGGACGAGGCGCCGGGCGCGCCGCTGGACTTCATCGCGGACCGGGTGGCGCAGGGGGCCTTCTTCCAGGCAGGGCAGAGCTGCATCTCGGTGCAGCGCGTGCTGGTCCATGCGTCGCTGTACGACGCGCTCCGGGAGAAGCTCGTCGAACGGGCGAAGGCTTTGCGGCCGGGTCATCCGTCGGACGAGGCCACGACGCTGGGGCCCATGATTGACGAGCCCGCGGCGCGGCGCCTGGAGGGCTGGATTCAGCAAGCCGTACAGCGTGGAGCGCGGGTCCTCGCGGGTGGCGGACGGCGGGGCTCGGTGCTCGATGCCACGGTGTTGGAGGGGGTTCCAGAGGATGCATCGCTGAGCAGCGAGGAGGCCTTCGGTCCGGTCGTCCTGCTCCAGCCCTTTGACAGCTTCGACGAGGCTCTGGCCCAGGTGAACAGCGGGCGCTTCGGACTCCAGGCGGGCCTCTTCACGCAGGACCTGTCGCGGGCGATGAAGGCGTGGGACGAACTGGAGGTGGGCGGAGTCGTCGTGGGCGATGTGCCGAGCTTCCGCGTCGACACCATGCCCTACGGGGGCGTGAAGGGCTCAGGCATCGGCCGCGAGGGCGTGAAGTACGCCATCGAGGACATGACGGAGCTTCGGCTGCTGGTGCTGCGTCAGGCGTGA